A DNA window from Litorivicinus lipolyticus contains the following coding sequences:
- a CDS encoding circularly permuted type 2 ATP-grasp protein, translating to MPHIESTLTPDTARAWAPLLELLGATPPEQLLRWESELQRRLKDNGSTYRSLPDGPDVRDWQMDPLPMVLASAEWDRLERGIIERAGNVEALLTDLMGAQTQVKRGGYDPRLLFSDPDYLLAAHDVAGDRPWLRFLAMDLGRDADGEWRVYGDISRPPGGLGYVLERRITLARVFGFLTRRMPMRRVASFFQAFRAAVDDTLATRAGHAVMLTPGQHHPSYFEHAFLANYLDLTLAQGEDLTVRDGQLWLKTLDGLQPVSMVLRRVLDAFTDPLAFDDNSRLGTPGIGAVLRAGRVDMWNPPGAGLIDSPGFLSQLDHLYSSPLKSAETLPLMQPENVELVRQNPAGFVFRVLGGQGREGVLYQGGEPGLEAIWANPNGWVAQRRLTGSRIPASQQGQVGDVNALIRVYAVRGPNGWTAMPGGLVRYVENDVATLQASSRVAIGVKDLWVMGEGQGDAAITITTSAKPAVVNSDPGAVPSRVADALYWMGRYAERLEFIGRLLREVLQRVLEERQSVGPDNAIPGLPLLLSGVALGSQMVDVNKPEAQLSTILTHADHPVGLHRALDGLLANARAVPDYLSPDAWRLLVRLEKNLQSAVGLQELPVGQQIERLDQVLMLLSATNGLVNDTMTRSLGYRFLDIGRHLERGLQTCALLRDAASPIRRNELGFWEMVLGITDTTMTYKRRYRSSIHAGAVVDMLLLDDSTPRALAYQLRRLGEQIDLLPGSVRRGTLPVQQRLALEARTAIQLADPDELMTPEGQPRAVLTDMLAQTERRLLALSETLTLRYFNHAEIPHRLTKVRT from the coding sequence TTGCCACATATTGAATCAACGTTGACGCCGGATACTGCGCGCGCCTGGGCTCCGCTGCTGGAGCTACTAGGGGCGACGCCGCCCGAGCAATTACTGCGCTGGGAATCTGAATTGCAGCGTCGGCTCAAAGACAACGGCTCGACCTATCGCAGCCTGCCGGACGGCCCGGACGTGCGCGACTGGCAGATGGACCCCTTGCCAATGGTGCTGGCCAGTGCCGAATGGGACCGCTTGGAGCGGGGCATTATCGAGCGGGCGGGTAACGTCGAAGCCTTGCTGACCGACCTGATGGGGGCGCAAACACAGGTTAAACGCGGCGGCTATGACCCGCGACTGCTGTTCTCCGATCCGGACTATCTGTTGGCGGCGCATGACGTCGCCGGGGATCGTCCGTGGTTGCGATTTTTAGCGATGGACCTGGGCCGTGACGCCGACGGTGAATGGCGTGTCTATGGCGATATCTCGCGGCCGCCAGGGGGCCTGGGCTACGTGCTGGAACGTCGCATTACCTTGGCGCGGGTGTTTGGGTTCCTGACCCGGCGGATGCCGATGCGCCGTGTCGCGTCATTTTTCCAGGCCTTCCGTGCCGCGGTGGACGACACGCTGGCGACCCGAGCAGGGCACGCGGTCATGCTGACGCCAGGCCAACACCACCCCAGTTATTTCGAGCATGCCTTTTTGGCTAACTACTTGGATTTGACCCTGGCTCAGGGCGAGGATCTAACGGTGCGCGACGGCCAACTGTGGTTGAAAACGCTGGATGGCCTACAACCGGTGTCGATGGTGCTGCGCCGTGTGCTGGACGCCTTTACCGATCCACTGGCATTCGATGACAACTCGCGATTGGGCACGCCCGGTATCGGCGCGGTACTGCGCGCGGGACGTGTCGATATGTGGAATCCACCGGGCGCCGGCTTGATCGATTCGCCGGGCTTTTTGAGTCAGCTAGATCATCTATACAGTTCGCCATTGAAAAGTGCCGAGACCTTGCCGCTGATGCAGCCGGAGAACGTCGAGTTGGTGCGCCAAAACCCGGCGGGGTTTGTGTTTCGTGTGCTCGGTGGCCAAGGCCGCGAGGGCGTTCTTTACCAAGGTGGCGAACCGGGTTTGGAGGCAATTTGGGCCAACCCGAATGGATGGGTCGCACAACGGCGTTTGACCGGCTCGCGCATACCGGCCTCGCAACAGGGCCAGGTCGGTGACGTCAACGCCTTGATTCGGGTCTACGCCGTGCGCGGCCCCAATGGCTGGACGGCGATGCCGGGCGGGTTGGTGCGCTATGTCGAAAATGATGTCGCAACGTTGCAAGCCAGCAGCCGTGTCGCCATCGGTGTCAAAGACCTATGGGTGATGGGCGAGGGCCAGGGTGATGCGGCGATCACGATAACCACCAGCGCCAAACCGGCGGTGGTCAATTCGGATCCCGGCGCGGTGCCGTCGCGGGTGGCGGATGCGCTGTACTGGATGGGCCGTTATGCCGAGCGCCTCGAATTTATCGGCCGGCTGCTGCGCGAGGTACTGCAGCGGGTGTTGGAGGAGCGTCAAAGTGTCGGTCCGGACAATGCTATTCCGGGCTTGCCGCTGTTGCTGTCCGGCGTTGCGTTGGGCTCGCAAATGGTTGATGTCAACAAACCCGAAGCCCAGTTATCGACCATCCTGACGCACGCCGACCACCCGGTCGGGCTGCACCGGGCGCTCGATGGATTGTTGGCCAACGCCCGGGCGGTTCCGGACTATTTGAGCCCGGACGCCTGGCGGTTACTGGTGCGACTGGAAAAAAACCTGCAGTCAGCGGTCGGTCTTCAGGAATTACCCGTCGGCCAGCAAATCGAACGGCTTGATCAGGTGTTGATGCTGTTGAGCGCGACCAACGGTTTGGTCAACGACACCATGACGCGCAGTCTTGGCTATCGGTTTTTGGATATCGGCCGGCATTTGGAGCGTGGTTTGCAGACCTGTGCGCTGCTGCGTGATGCCGCCAGCCCGATCCGGCGTAACGAGCTCGGGTTCTGGGAAATGGTGCTCGGCATTACCGACACCACCATGACCTATAAACGGCGCTACCGTTCCAGCATTCATGCCGGGGCGGTGGTCGATATGCTGCTGTTGGACGACTCGACGCCACGCGCGCTGGCCTACCAGCTGCGGCGCCTGGGCGAGCAGATCGATCTGTTGCCAGGCTCGGTTCGTCGCGGCACATTGCCGGTCCAGCAGCGTTTGGCGTTGGAGGCGCGCACGGCCATTCAGCTGGCGGACCCTGACGAGCTGATGACACCGGAAGGGCAGCCGCGGGCGGTACTGACCGATATGCTGGCGCAAACCGAGCGGCGCTTGTTGGCGCTCTCGGAAACCCTGACACTGCGTTACTTTAACCACGCCGAAATCCCGCACCGGCTTACTAAGGTCAGAACATGA
- a CDS encoding transglutaminase family protein: protein MKFKVRHLTRYSYDAAVSDCQNTAVLLPRASRWQQVQRAALSVSPEPNWLQERTDWFGNRVVDFSVETLHDALEVIADSAVELIVPSLPLWDETPPWESVAVYVDAHEQLDIYRLPSALAPVAVGDMREYAARSFARERSIISAVMDLTSRLFHDFSYVPGSTEVSTPVHQVFASRMGVCQDFAHLALSMLRGMGLPVRYVSGYLETQPPQGQPRLIGADASHAWFSVFVQGLGWVDFDPTNNQMPSDRHITVAWGRDYADVVPVKGFTAGGGNQRLHVAVDVVAHDDNPQHSWF, encoded by the coding sequence ATGAAATTCAAAGTTCGTCACCTGACCCGTTACAGCTATGACGCCGCGGTCAGCGACTGCCAAAACACGGCGGTGTTGTTACCGCGTGCATCCCGTTGGCAGCAAGTCCAGCGTGCAGCGTTGTCTGTGTCGCCGGAACCTAATTGGCTGCAGGAACGGACCGACTGGTTCGGTAACCGGGTGGTCGATTTTTCAGTCGAAACCTTGCACGACGCGCTGGAAGTGATTGCCGACAGCGCGGTCGAGTTGATTGTGCCGTCGTTACCGTTGTGGGATGAAACGCCGCCTTGGGAGTCGGTAGCGGTCTATGTCGACGCCCACGAACAGCTGGATATTTACCGCCTGCCGTCGGCCTTGGCACCGGTGGCGGTGGGTGATATGCGCGAGTACGCGGCGCGGTCCTTCGCCCGCGAACGCTCGATTATCAGTGCGGTGATGGATTTAACCTCGCGCCTGTTTCACGATTTTAGCTACGTCCCCGGCAGCACCGAAGTCAGCACGCCGGTCCACCAGGTGTTTGCATCGCGGATGGGCGTTTGCCAAGATTTTGCGCACTTGGCGTTGAGCATGTTGCGTGGCATGGGATTGCCGGTGCGCTATGTCAGCGGCTATTTAGAAACTCAGCCGCCACAGGGGCAGCCGCGGCTAATCGGTGCCGATGCCAGCCACGCTTGGTTCAGTGTGTTCGTGCAGGGCTTGGGCTGGGTCGATTTTGACCCGACCAACAATCAAATGCCGTCGGATCGTCACATCACCGTGGCCTGGGGCCGGGATTATGCCGACGTGGTGCCGGTCAAAGGCTTTACCGCCGGCGGTGGCAATCAACGGTTGCATGTGGCGGTCGACGTCGTCGCCCACGACGACAACCCGCAGCACAGCTGGTTTTAG